The DNA window CTTTTCAACGGAATACTCATCTGCCTCAAATTCGAATTTTCTTTGTATTTTATTTATAAATGGCATTACAAAAAACATTAAATGAGAAACAAATATAAAAGCATAGATAAAAGCTGTATACGGTTTATCAACGTAATTTAGCACATAAGTATAAACTACATTTGTTATATAAAAAATAAAAGTGTAAAATACAGAAGAAATGACCAGAAGTTTTGGAATGTGTCTTTTTTCGTAATGTCCAAGTTCATGTGCAACTATCGCAAGAATTTCCTCTTTTGGATATTCGAGAAGTGTATCGAAAAGTACTAATCTTTTCGATTTTCCAATACCCGTTAAAAATGCATTTTGCTTTTTTGTTCTTTTTGATGCATCCATTACATATACATCTTTTATCTTAGTTGAAAGTTTTCTAATCTTATCTTTCAATTCTTTATCTTCTAAAGGAGTTAACTTGTTAAAAAGGGGAATAATTACAAGAGGGTATAAAAACAAAACAAAGGATTGAAATGCAATAAAAATCAAAGAAACTTTCCACCACCAATTGTTATCTACACTTATTACGTAAATAATTAAAGATATAAGAGGAACAAAAAAGATAACACTTATCAATGCGTTTTTTAGCACATCCAAAAAAAATGTTCTATAGGTCATGGTATTAAATCCGTATTTTTTCTCTACAACAAAATTCAAATAAAAATTAATGGGTATACCCACAATTAAGGTTATTAGCCAATATATTCCAAAAAACAACATCCCTTGTAATATAAGAAAATTAGACACACTAGAAACTAATTTTTCTAAATATGGAAAACCATATAAAATAAATACCAACAAAACAAACAAATTAACAATATCTGAAGCAATCTTCACCTTTGCCTTATCCACTAAATAACTCAAAGATTGCCTTATATGCTCCTGGGAAATTTTATCCTTTAAAACATCTGGTATATCTGTGTGTTTTTTGGAATACAAAACATTGGAAATTTCAAGTATTATCTCCCACAACACTTGTAAAATTACAACAAGCAAAATAAATTTCATTCAATACCACCTCCGTACAAATTATATCACACAAATTATTGACAAATTTATACTAATGATATATAATCAATAATGAAAGAAGAACAACATTTGGAGGTGAAAGTATGAGAGGGTTTGGCAGAGGGTTTGGAAGAGGCTATGGTAGAGGATTTGGATATGGAAGAGGGTATGGTAGAGGTTTTGGATACGGCAGAGGGTATGGTTTTGGAAGAGGCTGGGAAGATGAAGAAATGTACATACGTGATGAAAGAGAAATGCTTTTAGATTACAGAGACTATTTAAAAAGTGAATTAGAATACGTTGAAAAAAGATTGCAAGAACTAGATTCAGGGAGGTGAAAGCATGCCTGGTTTTGATGGAACGGGCCCATTTGGAACAGGACCAATTGGTTGGAGAAGGGGAAATTGCACCTTAAGAGCTACAGCGAATGGATATATGTATGGTTATGGAAGAGGTTTTGGATATGGAAGAGGATATGGCTTTGGACGAGGAAGAGGGTATGGTTTTAGCAGAAGAAGCTTTGGATGGAAAAATAATTTCGGATATAGAAGAGGTTTTAACAGAATTTGGTAAATCCCCACACTTAAGTGTGGGGATATGTTATAATAAAACTGAGAAAAAACATTAAAGGAGGAAAAGTATGCTAATTGCCATACCAGTAATTGAAAATAAAGGAGAAGACTCCATAATTTCAGAACACTTTGGGCATGCACCTTATTTTGCCTTTATCAAAGTAAATGAAAACAAGATAGAAGAAATAAAGATCGAGAAAAATCCATATGAAGAACATGGTCCAGGCATGATCCCTGAATACATTCACAAAAACGGTGCAAAAGTTTTAATAGTTCGCGGTATAGGAGCACGTGCTATTAGTTTTTTTGAGCAATACGGTATCAAGGTTATTAGAGGTGCATCTGGTAGCATCAAAGAAATTGTCACTTCATTCATATCAGGTCATATTAAAGATATGGAATATAAGGTAAAAGAAAAATTCCACGAGCACTAGTGCACCTTATTTAGGTGCACTTTTTAAAATACACTCTATTTTTTCCCAGTCTCTTTGCCATGTAAAGATTTTCATCTGCCTCTGATATTATATTCTGATACTTTGTATTTTTTGGTAATTCTGAAACCGCTCCAATACTTACTGTAATTAACAGCGTATTTTCCTCATATAATATATGCGTATTTTCTAAATCCATCCTAAATTTTTCAAGCAAACTCAAAAAGTCTGTTTTTTCTTTTGAAATGTAGTAAACTACAAATTCCTCTCCACCATATCTAAAAAGTTTATCAGACTTACGATGAAAATGTTTTCTTAATACACTTGAAAACACTCTTAAACATTCATCACCCGCCTGATGACCATATGTATCGTTTATCTTCTTAAAATCATCCAAATCCATTATGGCAAAATTTAAATACATATTTTCCCTTAGTGCAAAATTATAATCTTCTGGA is part of the Thermosipho affectus genome and encodes:
- a CDS encoding DUF5320 family protein, with amino-acid sequence MPGFDGTGPFGTGPIGWRRGNCTLRATANGYMYGYGRGFGYGRGYGFGRGRGYGFSRRSFGWKNNFGYRRGFNRIW
- a CDS encoding NifB/NifX family molybdenum-iron cluster-binding protein; protein product: MLIAIPVIENKGEDSIISEHFGHAPYFAFIKVNENKIEEIKIEKNPYEEHGPGMIPEYIHKNGAKVLIVRGIGARAISFFEQYGIKVIRGASGSIKEIVTSFISGHIKDMEYKVKEKFHEH
- a CDS encoding DUF5320 domain-containing protein, which encodes MRGFGRGFGRGYGRGFGYGRGYGRGFGYGRGYGFGRGWEDEEMYIRDEREMLLDYRDYLKSELEYVEKRLQELDSGR
- a CDS encoding M48 family metallopeptidase, with protein sequence MKFILLVVILQVLWEIILEISNVLYSKKHTDIPDVLKDKISQEHIRQSLSYLVDKAKVKIASDIVNLFVLLVFILYGFPYLEKLVSSVSNFLILQGMLFFGIYWLITLIVGIPINFYLNFVVEKKYGFNTMTYRTFFLDVLKNALISVIFFVPLISLIIYVISVDNNWWWKVSLIFIAFQSFVLFLYPLVIIPLFNKLTPLEDKELKDKIRKLSTKIKDVYVMDASKRTKKQNAFLTGIGKSKRLVLFDTLLEYPKEEILAIVAHELGHYEKRHIPKLLVISSVFYTFIFYITNVVYTYVLNYVDKPYTAFIYAFIFVSHLMFFVMPFINKIQRKFEFEADEYSVEKLKTSKYLTSALKRLMKENLINLNPWPLYKVWYYNHPSVEERIKYCTKIYL